The Astatotilapia calliptera chromosome 19, fAstCal1.2, whole genome shotgun sequence DNA segment CCACACTATCACACAtctttagactgtgggaggaagccagagtacccagagagaacatgcaaactccacacagaaaggctccgGCCAGATGGTGCATTTAAACTCAGGACTGCCACTCTGCAAACAAGAAATAGAAAAACGTAATGTTCAGTGTGGAATTTAAACGGATAATTCTGCAGCTGGTTTTAAAATATGATAAGAACCTTTTGAATCTAGCGGTTTTTCTTGAGCTGTTGCCTTCAGTGATATTTTTAAACAGTCCCAGCAACTTTTAATGCAAATTAAGAACTTTCACATCCTTTTACCAGTTCCCTTTATATTTCCATACAGTCTGAGGTTCACAGTACTGCAGAGATGACCTTGAATCATAACATAAGCCTGTTCTTTCACGTAATTTTGCACAACAGTGTAAAAAGCATACAGGTTCTGCATATGAGACAGAAGTCCCAGCAGTACACTTTCCTTATAAAAGTCAGCATTTTCATTCAGACCTGGTCTTCAGGAAAAACATTAGATGAAGCCCACGGCAGATTAtttaaatctgcattttttAGACCAGGATTAATTCCAGCTTCACTCTCTGTTAAAGTCGTTGTCCAAAATCGTCACATTTTAACACTCACCAATGTCGCTTATGGTTGTGAAATGGAGAAATAACATTGCTGTACAGTGTTGTATGTAAAAGTTTCAGCATGTAACACTGAGCAAGCAGCTTTAGGTGCCAAATAAGTTTTTCCAAGTCTTTGTAAATTGAGCACAAGCTCAGATGATTACTGTGATTTGTCCATGCTGTTGTATAAAGactgctgttgtttctgttgaAATATTAGAAATCTATTTGACACAGAATGAACTGTAGCTAAAAGATGGGCCGTGTGTCAAAATGTAGATAAAAATTAGACCTTTCATATCATTTATCTAACAATGgttttattagattttaaaaataaaaaaatcatattacTATTGCCTTGAAGGTGGTACCACTATGACCTGTCTCGCCATGCTGCAGAGGCCCTTCTCTTGTCCAATGGGACGGATGGAAGTTACCTCCTGAGAAACAGTAATGAGGGATCAGACTGCTTCGCCCTGTCCGTTAGGTGAGTGAACGAGGGAAGTGCACCATGGGTTTGGAACCGTAACAGTGACAAAACAATGATGTCACAACAGATGCAGAGTTATCTTACCTGATtatagctttattttttacttttagttaAATTCGCCTTGCTCCCCATGTCTTGTCTTGCACAGTTTGGTTTCTCACTGGTGTGTTTAGTAATAACAGAGTCACCAGATCCCCTTAATGTCGAGGTTAAAGGTTTAAGTTTTTCATTGCAGTTTTCACCAAGTATTCTAGTATTAGTCACACAAAGCGTGTGTGTGGACGGGTATTAACATCTTCATGGGGACCAAAAATTGGTAGTTTACTGTACTTGTGGGGACAAACAGCCCCCATGGAGACCAAAATCCAGGTCCCcacgagtttgaaggcatttctgagactcaaaatgtggttttagtgtcagggttacaattaggttatggttagatTTAGAGTAAGTGTCacggttaggcattcatttcaTGATGGGTAGGGTTTGGGTAAGCGGGTaaggaaagcattatgtcaatgagatgtccccataaggatataaatacacacacatgtgtgtggggagaaaaacagagaggtgaTAGTGAACCACCTAGAAACACTTTGTTAAAAGCAAGTATGTGAATCTTAACAATGATGAAGAAAGGAAACACGTACTTGCTAAATTTTGAAGCTAAATATCTGCAGGTCTGTGGTTAGTGTACTTCTACTTGTGAATGActtttaaagtgaaacatttaTGCTGTTTGTCATTTGACATAGGGCAAAGGATTCAGTGAAGCATTTTCAGGTGACACGAAATAGCAATGGCTATGTGTTTGGTTTTAATGAGTTTCCAACCCTTCAAGACTTTGTCAACCACTTTGCTAACCAACCTCTGCTGGGCAGCGACACAGGTATGCAGACCATGATCTTCATCAAAAAACGTAATGCTAGCTATGATGCACACATAAAGACTGCATTAAAACACACCCAAGAAGTATACTGACAAACAGGAATGTACGTCCATCTTTATTTCTTCCGTGTTTTAAAGTCGGCTTGCCGGGCATATAACCAACCTTTGTCTCTTAACCAGGAACCCTCATTGTTTTGAAGAGTCCGTATCCATGGCGTGTGGAGGAGCCATCTATTTATGAATCTGTGCGAGTTCACACTGCCATACAGACAGGACGCACAGAAAATGATCTGGTAGCAAATGCACCTTCGGTACGACAACCATTGCAAACACCCATGTAGTCTCATGTCAGCAACATCTGACGAATTTCGTGGGAAGGGCTCTTTTTCGTCATAAATACAAGCTCGCAgctctcacatgtttaaataTTAAGTAGTGTGCTCTGATGATGCCTAAACAATTCgtaaagtctttttttattatggAGACTTTTTTGTGCTCAAATGATCAGGCTTTGCAGTTGTGATAAGCACGTTTGGATTCAACTAGCAACAACTGCAATAAGTTCAGATTTCTCCCTCAGTCTTTATGTACGGACAATGATTATCTGACCACAGCAACTTTTGGTgtgataaaccttttttattttctaggtGACCTATTACTCTGTATTGTACGTCACATTACtctaaataaaatctaaatatgTTGCATTATTCGTAATGGGTATTCACACAAGTTATTTTAACTTAAAGATTATATAGCCAAGACTTATTCACAGTATGCAGCTTAAACTGGAATAAACCACAGTTATTCTTGAAAtgtttacaatttaaaatgtattttctattttttcagcTGGGGACAAAGGAAGGCTTCCTGGTGAAGCAAGGGGCAATTGTGAAGGTAACAGCAGTTGACATGCAAGAACAGTTACTTAACTGATTCTCATCACAAATACTTAGgaaatctgtttgtgtttcGTTGCAGACAGAAATCTTATGTAACTGTGTGAAACAAGAATAATTCAGAAACATGGCTTCAGAGTTTGACATGAAGTAACATTGAAgtaattgatttgattttgattttatatatgcTGTCAATCTTTTCTGCAGAACTGGAAGCAAAGGTGGTTCACGCTCAACAGATATGAACTTAAATACTTCAAAGACAAAATGGTAAGTCTGCTCAGCTCAGTGGTGCAGTGGCTAGCACTGCCATCTTTCAGAAAGCTTATGTTTCCTCTCATAGTCCAAAGATGTACATCTTATTGGTGTATCTTCTCACTGATTCCAAACTGGTTCTGGTGTAAACTCAAAAGACACGACGTTGTAGCCTCAACACAAGCTTTTCATTTCCACACCACATTTTcccgcacacgcacacaaaccaCAATTCACCGCAGGCTACCGCACTCTCGCGAtataacagaaaacaacaagttaacaatctctctctttcttgtaAAATAAAGATATAAATATACAGGTTTAAAACATAtgtgtatctatctatctatctatctatctatctatctatctatctatctatctatctatctatctatctatctatctatctatctatctatctatctatctatctatctatctatctatctatctatctatctatctatctatctatctatctatctatctatctatctatctatctatctatctatctatctatctatctatctatatatatatatatacaaaaaacaacaacttgtcAACATTGATGAACATTCAAGAAATTCAGATGTGCTTCACTTTAACTGAAGCATACTATaactacacaaaataaataacagtgcattttaatgcaaaaaaacaaaggatCACAGTATCCAGAGTCTAGTGCTTGTAGAAGGATTAAAGGTGAAACTCCCTTTTTTGTCAGACAATCAGCAAGTTGAGATTTGGAATCTGACCAAACCAACAAATTCAGACGGGTTTGTCTGATTTCTAGCCCCAGTCTCTTCTCTGTAACCTGCTTAGTGGACTTGAGTGCATCAAACAAGGAATGATTGTCAGTCACACAGATCAACAGAACAGCATTCAGACCAGTGTTACCAGTTGTAAGCTCAGAAAAATGTGCTGCCAGGAAGACTGCACTGTCTATTCCATCTGACATGGCAAGAGTTTCTCCTGCCAGTGTACTTCTGACCACACACCTGATTTTCTTAGCCTGCCAAAAGAGAGGACAAAACTTTCCCCCTTTACCCATAAGGACGATTAATGCCCCTCCTTGAGTACAGCCATCAGGAAGGTTACCAAAAGAAGCATCACTGAAAACAACCAATGCCAAATCCTCACTGTTACCCAAGTGGTGAAACTTAAGAGTTACTTTCTCTGCCTTAGGTTTACAGAAACCTTTGTTCACTTGAATGGACTGCACAGTTACATCTTTAATATTAGATGCCAGGCTGCATGTGTCAAACATCACATCTGGCCTCGTTTGTTTGGTAACCCACAAAATCTGTCCTATTTTGACCTGAATTGCTCCCGTTCTGTTTCGCTTAAAGAagcctccctctccctcttctCGTTTGGCTCTCGGCGAAGGCGGtcacacttttctcctctcttctcccttatcttccccGCTTAgcttcttatgtccttgtcttgtctcgtgtttttacttttccctggaacagtctctcactgtcgttctttaaaacctaaaagagaattatggatttgattaactggtctctgaatgctattgacacccttttctcaacgagaagtctgggctcgggagagcccgagtgtcctggaggtactttccctgccggatacacgatggacgggtggcagaaatggaggatcgtgtgcctggcgggactgtcgatcgaggacgctgaagatatcgaCCTATTCGAAACcctgataacagggttcttgctgatcggagctggcttggccctgacttattgGAGAATTAAGAGAgcggaaccagctgttcaaacccccccaaggctgcccactgggattgaaacgatgggacgaggcgcgacTTCTCAGAATGGGCTCACTGAGTGCAgcatggataagatcttggagaagcttacggctgctgtgaatactcagaataaccTCTGAGCGAATGACAAGACCACGGAGCGCAAGTTTGATcacatcatggagaagctcgcggctctccaacgggagattgagagaccagtgtcggactgttaagaacagctttgaaattcccatgagttgttcgcactaaagaaaaaccaccatcataatgtgcagaggagttttttttgtatCCTGTTCTCATACTGTCCTcccaggagcccagcatgagtagaggcctctttttttcctcttgtactttcccattgtagtgtatatttcagtgtttttctgtaacgctaccgacctttatccccatgtgatgtctgtgttgtgtatgtaaggtcgggggggggtgtcccatttca contains these protein-coding regions:
- the dapp1 gene encoding dual adapter for phosphotyrosine and 3-phosphotyrosine and 3-phosphoinositide isoform X2 codes for the protein MSSFSDASFEDLSDELASLGWYHYDLSRHAAEALLLSNGTDGSYLLRNSNEGSDCFALSVRAKDSVKHFQVTRNSNGYVFGFNEFPTLQDFVNHFANQPLLGSDTGTLIVLKSPYPWRVEEPSIYESVRVHTAIQTGRTENDLVANAPSLGTKEGFLVKQGAIVKNWKQRWFTLNRYELKYFKDKMCEEPIRTLDLRSCSAVQFDYSQDKVNCFCLVFPDRTFYLCAKTGVEADEWIKMLRWKLSQIRKGR
- the dapp1 gene encoding dual adapter for phosphotyrosine and 3-phosphotyrosine and 3-phosphoinositide isoform X1 translates to MSSFSDASFEDLSDELASLGWYHYDLSRHAAEALLLSNGTDGSYLLRNSNEGSDCFALSVRAKDSVKHFQVTRNSNGYVFGFNEFPTLQDFVNHFANQPLLGSDTGTLIVLKSPYPWRVEEPSIYESVRVHTAIQTGRTENDLVANAPSLGTKEGFLVKQGAIVKNWKQRWFTLNRYELKYFKDKMCEEPIRTLDLRSCSAVQFDYSQDKVNCFCLVFPDRTFYLCAKTGVEADEWIKMLRWKLDSTQSCENVFHNILESLNKCPR